Genomic window (Chloroflexota bacterium):
GCTAGGCACCGAGCGCCTCTTCCCTAAGAAAGACGACGGCTATGATTACACACCCTATATCCAGGCACTCAAGAATGCAGGTTACAATGGAATATTGAGCGTTGAAGCAACCTCGTATAACGACTTTTGGGAGGACGCAACATCCTGTGTTGCCCTTCTAGTCGCACTTGGTGCTCGGTGAAATACTTTCCTCGCTCGTGCTACTCAGGGCTGCAGGCTTAGCTGCGCAAGCGCAATAGTGGCATCAAGCCGTTGCTTGCGCTTCTCATCTCAATGAGATGTAAATTTAAAAAGGAGGTGTTTGAAATAATTGATCAAAATTGTCACTGTTTGTGGTATGGGCTTGGGTAGTGGGCATTTAATGCGTATGAATGTCGAGCGTGTACTCAAACGCCATGGCGTTAAAGATACCGCTGTTGAGGTTGAAGTAGCGGATATCGGAACTGCTCAGCGGCCAGGGGTTGACATCTTCGTTACCAGTGCTGAATTCGCGCCAAAGTGTAGGAAATGGGCACAGCGGCTTGTAGTCGTAAAGAACGTGTTTGACGAAAAAGAGATGGAACAAGCACTGATGCCTATATTCAAGGAGTTACTTGCTAGTAAAGGTAAGAAACAGCAGTCCAGCATTGAGCGGGTGTTCGCGGGTGTGCTCAAGGCTATTCTAGGATTTACTGTCATGTATTGTGGAGCATTTGTGATCGCTGGAGTGCTCAGCCCTATGGGCGAGGGTGTAGCCCGTGCCTTTGGTTTGCAGATTGTCGTGCCGGTCAATGAGGCTATCACCGCTTTGACTGCTACCAGGTTTAGCGCTCAACTGATTATCACCACAGTCGGAGCGTTTTTGGTACATGTTATTTTGGCGCGTTTTACTCCTTTACATTATATCTTCTTAAGTGGTCATAATATACTGTTCATTGCGGCTGTATGCGTTGCCATGCTGGTGAAATCTGGACTGCCTAACATCCAAGTTCTGCTCTATGCTTCGCTTATATCTGGCATCTTGATGACCGTTATGCCTGCCTTCTCGATGCCGTTTATGCATAGAGCGACCAAGGGCGCTGGCTTTGCCATGGGTCACTTAGCGACTGCTGGCTACTGCGTGGCTGGTCTGATCGGCAAGTGGGTTGGAAGCGATCCCGAACAGACAGATTCCGAAAAGATAGGGTTCCTTGGAAACTTGGGCCTTTTCCGCGAGTTATTCCGCGAGCCACTCTTGTCAATGGGGCTAGCCATTATCGTCATTTGCACGCTTACCGTGATCTTTGAGTTGAGCCAAGGTGATGGAACGTACCTTAATCCATTCGAATCTGTTGTCTGGTCAATTATGCAGGGGTTTACTTTTGCTGCAGGAATAACGATCATTTTGTTGGGAATGCGTATGTTCGTTGGGGAGATGGTGTCAGCATTCCGCAGCATCTCAGACAAATTTGTACCGGGTGCTATTCCCGCACTGGATTGTCCGGCTTTATTCCCATATGGGCCGAACAGCGTGGTGATTGGATTCTTTGGCTACACCGTAGGAATGGCCTTCATGATCGTGTTCTGTTTGATCATGAGGTATCCCTTAGTAATTGTACCCATGTTGTTCCATAGTTTCTTCATGGGCAGCACCGCGGGTGTATTTGGAAATGCCACAGGTGGTCGCCGCGGCGCTTTCTTGGGGGCAAGTCTTCATGGTTTTCTAAACACTTCCCTACAAGCCTTCTTATTCACCCTGATAGACGGTTCAGGTTTGAATGGTGCAATGTTTGCCGATACGGACTATTGCATAACTGGAATTATCATTGGCAAACTGAGCAGTTTTATGCCACTGGCACTGCTTGTGTTTGCTATTATACTAGCCCTTGCTACTTGGATCGAGGTGCGGATCACTCGTCCTCTATTAGCGAGGGAAATCAAGAGCAAATAGAAGGAGAAAAACAATGCGAAATGAAATGGAAGACACTGCAGTTATCACAGCCA
Coding sequences:
- a CDS encoding PTS ascorbate transporter subunit IIC, producing the protein MIKIVTVCGMGLGSGHLMRMNVERVLKRHGVKDTAVEVEVADIGTAQRPGVDIFVTSAEFAPKCRKWAQRLVVVKNVFDEKEMEQALMPIFKELLASKGKKQQSSIERVFAGVLKAILGFTVMYCGAFVIAGVLSPMGEGVARAFGLQIVVPVNEAITALTATRFSAQLIITTVGAFLVHVILARFTPLHYIFLSGHNILFIAAVCVAMLVKSGLPNIQVLLYASLISGILMTVMPAFSMPFMHRATKGAGFAMGHLATAGYCVAGLIGKWVGSDPEQTDSEKIGFLGNLGLFRELFREPLLSMGLAIIVICTLTVIFELSQGDGTYLNPFESVVWSIMQGFTFAAGITIILLGMRMFVGEMVSAFRSISDKFVPGAIPALDCPALFPYGPNSVVIGFFGYTVGMAFMIVFCLIMRYPLVIVPMLFHSFFMGSTAGVFGNATGGRRGAFLGASLHGFLNTSLQAFLFTLIDGSGLNGAMFADTDYCITGIIIGKLSSFMPLALLVFAIILALATWIEVRITRPLLAREIKSK